In the genome of Effusibacillus lacus, one region contains:
- a CDS encoding DUF896 domain-containing protein, which yields MLSADKIQRINELAQKAKTVGLTEDERLEQQQLRQLYLDSFRSEFRKQLDSIKFVENGNITKPH from the coding sequence TTGCTGTCTGCCGATAAAATTCAACGCATCAATGAACTGGCACAGAAAGCAAAAACCGTCGGCCTAACAGAGGACGAACGTTTGGAGCAGCAACAGTTGCGTCAACTGTATCTGGATTCGTTCCGGAGCGAATTTCGAAAGCAATTGGACAGTATCAAGTTTGTTGAAAACGGCAACATAACGAAACCCCATTGA
- a CDS encoding N-acetyltransferase: MSQVQKLRINFKTLEEFKKFRENGLEELAMHEEMQSKLIEETSESPFYGIYEDGKLVARMSLYRIEAKYDRYFDPPQDYHELWKLEVLPGYKGKGYGSALVRYAQSLGLPIKTNVRLGAQEFFIRLGFSPVKYDPARDRGENPYVWKP; encoded by the coding sequence ATGTCTCAGGTACAAAAGCTCCGCATCAATTTCAAGACCCTGGAAGAGTTCAAGAAGTTCAGGGAAAACGGTCTGGAAGAACTTGCCATGCATGAAGAAATGCAATCGAAACTGATAGAAGAAACCAGTGAGTCTCCCTTCTATGGGATCTATGAAGACGGCAAACTGGTCGCCCGTATGAGTTTGTACAGAATCGAGGCAAAGTATGACCGTTATTTTGATCCGCCCCAAGATTATCATGAACTGTGGAAGCTGGAAGTCCTGCCGGGTTACAAGGGCAAAGGCTATGGTTCTGCGTTGGTGCGATACGCACAGTCCTTGGGATTGCCGATCAAAACCAATGTCCGGCTAGGCGCCCAGGAATTTTTCATTAGGCTCGGTTTTTCTCCGGTAAAATATGACCCCGCACGCGACCGGGGAGAAAATCCCTATGTTTGGAAGCCTTAA
- a CDS encoding aspartyl-phosphate phosphatase Spo0E family protein: MKNDTILSEIDQLRMELHRLISQKGDLLDPGVLEKSQQLDRLIVQSYKIADNS, translated from the coding sequence ATGAAGAATGATACGATTCTGAGTGAAATTGACCAGCTGCGAATGGAACTACATCGGTTAATCAGTCAGAAAGGGGATCTGCTTGACCCCGGTGTTCTTGAAAAGAGTCAGCAACTCGACCGGTTAATCGTGCAATCCTATAAAATAGCGGACAATTCATGA
- a CDS encoding DUF188 domain-containing protein produces MEIWIDADGCPREVVRITREYAARLGIKCWSVSNYHHEIPGETHIMVDDQSQSTDMEIINRCHAGDLVITQDIGLAAIALGKKCKVLGINGKEYVDHDMSILLEVRERSARIRRGGGRTRGPKKRTAADDAAFEAGLKRSLGVL; encoded by the coding sequence GTGGAGATCTGGATTGATGCGGATGGATGTCCGCGGGAAGTTGTCAGAATCACACGGGAATATGCAGCCCGCTTGGGCATCAAATGTTGGTCAGTGTCGAATTACCACCATGAGATCCCGGGGGAAACCCATATTATGGTCGACGATCAGTCCCAATCCACAGACATGGAGATTATAAACCGGTGTCACGCGGGGGACTTGGTAATCACACAGGACATCGGATTGGCCGCCATCGCCTTGGGCAAGAAGTGCAAAGTACTGGGAATAAACGGTAAGGAATATGTGGATCACGATATGTCGATTCTGTTGGAAGTACGGGAACGTTCAGCCAGGATTCGACGGGGCGGGGGGCGGACAAGAGGCCCGAAGAAGCGAACCGCAGCGGACGATGCCGCCTTTGAAGCGGGGTTGAAGAGGTCCTTGGGAGTGTTATAA
- the typA gene encoding translational GTPase TypA yields the protein MTHQDKLRNIAIIAHVDHGKTTLVDKLLQQSGIFRENEYVEERVMDSNDLERERGITILAKNTAIQYNGYTINIVDTPGHADFGGEVERIMKMVDGVLLVVDAFEGCMPQTRFVLRKALEQNLVPIVVLNKIDRPNARPHEVVDEVLELFIELGANDDQLDFPVIYASALHGFATKDPGQKTNDMKVLYEAIIEHMPAPKGDPTEPLQFQVTLLDYNDYLGRIGIGRIQRGEIKLNSQVAVMKVDGTIQKSRVTKLYGFIGLNRVEVESAQAGDIIAIAGLGDINVGETVADPEQPEALPLLRIDEPTLQMTFLVNDSPFAGREGKHVTARKLKDRLMAELETDVSLRVEETDSPDAFIVSGRGELHLSILIETMRREGYELQVSKPQVIIREEDGVKMEPFEHLVIDVPEEYMGAVIERLGARKADMTNMINNGTGTVRLEFLIPARGLIGFRTEFLTETRGYGIMNHSFDSYQPYRGEIEGRRQGVLIANESGTATTYAIEGLEDRGVMFIKPGTEVYEGMIVGEHNRDNDLTVNVTKVKAATNVRSATKEETTKLKTPRIMSLEQSLEYLNDDEYCEITPQSVRLRKKYLKKNERDRYEKQKAYASQA from the coding sequence ATGACTCACCAAGATAAATTGCGAAACATAGCCATCATCGCCCATGTCGACCACGGGAAGACGACCTTGGTGGATAAACTGCTGCAGCAGTCGGGGATTTTTCGGGAAAACGAATATGTGGAAGAACGGGTAATGGATTCCAACGATCTGGAACGGGAGCGCGGAATCACCATTTTGGCCAAAAACACGGCAATTCAATATAACGGGTACACCATCAACATCGTGGATACGCCCGGACACGCCGATTTTGGCGGCGAAGTGGAACGCATCATGAAAATGGTGGATGGCGTTCTGCTGGTGGTAGACGCATTTGAAGGCTGCATGCCGCAGACCCGCTTCGTTCTGCGCAAAGCTTTGGAACAGAATCTCGTTCCCATTGTCGTCCTCAACAAAATTGACCGTCCCAACGCACGCCCCCACGAAGTTGTGGATGAAGTGCTCGAGTTGTTCATCGAACTGGGCGCCAACGACGACCAATTGGACTTCCCTGTCATTTACGCTTCGGCTCTGCACGGCTTTGCTACAAAAGACCCCGGGCAGAAAACCAATGACATGAAGGTGTTGTACGAAGCGATTATTGAGCACATGCCGGCGCCAAAAGGAGACCCAACGGAGCCGCTCCAGTTTCAGGTTACATTGTTGGACTATAACGATTACCTGGGTCGAATCGGCATCGGGCGGATTCAACGCGGGGAAATCAAACTGAACTCCCAGGTCGCCGTCATGAAGGTGGACGGAACCATCCAGAAGTCCAGGGTAACCAAACTTTACGGATTTATCGGGCTGAACCGTGTCGAGGTGGAGAGTGCCCAAGCCGGGGACATTATTGCGATTGCGGGACTTGGGGATATCAACGTCGGCGAAACGGTTGCCGACCCCGAACAGCCGGAAGCATTGCCGCTGCTTCGAATTGACGAACCCACCCTGCAGATGACGTTCCTTGTGAACGATTCGCCCTTTGCCGGCAGAGAGGGCAAGCATGTAACCGCCCGCAAGCTGAAGGATCGCCTCATGGCCGAACTGGAAACGGACGTGTCATTGCGTGTGGAAGAAACAGACTCTCCTGACGCGTTTATAGTATCCGGACGCGGTGAGCTTCATCTGTCCATTTTGATTGAAACCATGCGCCGGGAAGGCTATGAACTGCAAGTATCCAAGCCGCAGGTCATCATTCGGGAAGAAGACGGCGTCAAGATGGAACCTTTTGAACATCTGGTGATCGATGTCCCGGAAGAATACATGGGTGCCGTAATTGAGCGGTTGGGTGCCCGGAAAGCGGACATGACCAACATGATCAACAACGGAACCGGCACGGTACGTCTGGAATTTCTTATTCCCGCCCGCGGCCTGATTGGTTTCCGGACCGAGTTTCTGACAGAGACACGGGGATATGGCATCATGAACCACAGTTTCGACTCTTATCAACCTTACCGCGGTGAAATCGAAGGCCGCCGGCAGGGTGTTCTGATCGCCAACGAATCGGGTACCGCCACCACTTATGCGATTGAAGGGCTGGAAGACCGGGGTGTGATGTTCATCAAACCGGGAACGGAAGTCTATGAAGGCATGATTGTGGGGGAACATAACCGGGACAACGACCTGACTGTCAATGTGACAAAGGTGAAGGCCGCAACCAACGTGCGTTCCGCCACGAAAGAGGAAACCACGAAGTTGAAGACACCGCGCATCATGTCTTTGGAGCAGTCGCTGGAATACCTGAACGATGATGAGTATTGTGAAATCACGCCGCAATCGGTTCGTTTGCGCAAGAAATACTTGAAGAAGAACGAACGCGACCGTTACGAGAAGCAGAAAGCATATGCGAGTCAGGCTTAA
- a CDS encoding pyridoxamine 5'-phosphate oxidase family protein: MAEKVVTELSQELVDFLQGEKLVFLHTTDHETGAPNVAAISWLLAVNPKLIRFAIDPRSRVVSNINKDGRVSVAIPGPDSCYSISGVAKADTERLEGVALNMIKVDITVDEVRDVMFYGAKLSAEPKYVKTYDPKLAEKYDTEVYTALKKG; encoded by the coding sequence ATGGCGGAAAAAGTTGTAACTGAATTGTCGCAGGAACTTGTTGATTTTTTGCAAGGTGAAAAATTGGTCTTTCTGCATACCACGGACCATGAAACAGGGGCCCCCAATGTGGCGGCCATATCCTGGCTGCTCGCGGTAAACCCCAAGCTGATCCGGTTTGCCATCGATCCGCGTTCCCGCGTGGTTTCCAATATTAACAAGGACGGCCGGGTCTCGGTAGCGATTCCCGGACCGGATTCCTGCTATTCCATCAGCGGGGTGGCGAAAGCGGACACGGAAAGGCTCGAGGGAGTCGCTCTCAACATGATCAAAGTCGACATCACAGTGGATGAAGTCCGGGATGTCATGTTCTATGGAGCCAAACTGTCGGCAGAACCCAAATACGTGAAAACCTATGACCCGAAATTGGCGGAAAAATATGATACGGAAGTTTATACTGCGTTAAAAAAGGGATAA
- the ymfI gene encoding elongation factor P 5-aminopentanone reductase codes for MNEIHRPLAGQVAIVTGASRGIGRAIAKELARLGAAVAVNYIYSKEYAEEVAAGCEAAGGKSLPVQADVTKPEDVSRLVETTSLYLGNPDILVNNAGVASHSLLLDTTEYEWDQVMSANLKAPFLCTKAVLPHMIRKKYGRIINMSSIWGIAGGSGEVAYSAAKGGLISFTKALAKEMGPSGITVNAVAPGVVETDMLAQLTQEDRRMLSEETPVGRLGTPEDIAGVVGFLALPSSGFITGQVISPNGGFVT; via the coding sequence TTGAACGAAATTCATCGCCCGCTTGCGGGACAAGTGGCCATTGTAACGGGGGCCTCCAGAGGCATCGGACGTGCCATCGCCAAAGAACTGGCCCGACTCGGTGCCGCAGTGGCGGTCAACTACATCTATTCAAAGGAGTATGCGGAAGAAGTGGCGGCGGGGTGTGAAGCTGCAGGCGGCAAATCCCTGCCTGTACAGGCGGATGTGACCAAACCGGAGGATGTGTCCCGGCTGGTTGAAACGACCTCCCTCTACCTCGGCAATCCCGATATTCTGGTCAACAATGCCGGGGTCGCGAGCCACAGTCTGCTGCTGGACACTACCGAATATGAGTGGGACCAGGTCATGTCCGCGAATCTCAAGGCTCCTTTTCTTTGTACAAAAGCGGTTCTTCCGCACATGATCCGGAAAAAATACGGCCGGATCATCAATATGTCGTCCATCTGGGGAATCGCCGGTGGATCGGGGGAAGTGGCCTATTCGGCCGCCAAAGGAGGCCTCATCTCGTTTACGAAGGCATTGGCCAAGGAAATGGGCCCCTCCGGCATCACGGTCAACGCCGTTGCACCCGGAGTCGTGGAAACCGATATGCTGGCACAGCTTACCCAGGAGGACCGACGGATGCTTTCGGAAGAGACCCCCGTCGGCAGGCTTGGAACACCCGAAGACATTGCCGGCGTAGTGGGTTTCCTGGCCCTTCCTTCGTCCGGGTTTATTACCGGGCAAGTCATATCTCCAAACGGCGGATTCGTAACTTGA
- a CDS encoding LacI family DNA-binding transcriptional regulator yields the protein MATIDDVAKAAGVSKGTVSNVFSKKRPISKEVTERVLEVARRLNYKPNYWARTLAIKETRIIGLNMPGEKVKFSHFHMSLLNGVLKVCYERGYRLLVNTLSSEYQNRVEHLVSDPVDGEILLDPSLDDPRIEERVNRGLPMVVIGRPPEGFDSQIAFVDNDNVKSAIEVTEYLIGLGHKRILFLNAPEQRTVAQDRAKGYRMAIDKAGLSGCGSLILFKEESLTSVDFGYETAKRLLSHETSITAVITDTDKMALGVYRAAEELGYIIPQDLSVFAFSDDSVFSPEFSPPLSSVRLNAEELGSEAARLLLDQLASKQQSVQKVVIASEMVLRGSCSNTRLHTSKEA from the coding sequence TTGGCCACAATCGACGATGTCGCAAAAGCTGCAGGTGTATCAAAGGGTACTGTGTCCAATGTTTTCAGCAAAAAACGTCCGATCAGCAAGGAGGTGACAGAACGGGTTCTTGAAGTGGCCCGCCGGCTGAACTATAAACCGAACTACTGGGCAAGAACCCTGGCGATCAAAGAAACACGCATCATTGGTTTGAATATGCCGGGGGAAAAAGTGAAGTTCAGCCACTTTCATATGTCTCTGTTAAACGGAGTACTCAAGGTTTGTTATGAAAGAGGCTATCGATTGCTGGTCAATACGCTGTCCAGCGAGTACCAAAACAGAGTCGAACATCTGGTATCTGATCCTGTAGACGGGGAAATCCTTCTTGACCCTTCTCTCGATGACCCGAGAATTGAGGAACGGGTGAATCGGGGACTCCCGATGGTCGTAATTGGACGACCTCCTGAAGGTTTCGACTCCCAGATCGCATTCGTAGACAACGACAATGTAAAAAGCGCCATCGAGGTCACGGAGTATCTTATAGGTTTGGGACATAAACGCATCCTGTTTCTCAATGCCCCCGAACAGCGCACCGTAGCCCAGGATCGTGCAAAAGGGTATCGAATGGCGATCGATAAGGCCGGATTGTCTGGCTGCGGATCTTTGATTCTATTTAAGGAAGAATCTTTAACCTCTGTCGATTTCGGTTATGAGACTGCCAAACGGCTATTATCTCATGAAACTTCTATTACGGCAGTCATAACTGATACCGACAAAATGGCTCTCGGCGTGTATCGAGCGGCAGAAGAACTGGGCTATATAATTCCGCAGGATCTTTCGGTGTTTGCATTTAGCGACGACTCCGTGTTCAGTCCGGAATTCTCACCGCCCCTCAGCAGTGTCCGCCTAAACGCGGAAGAGCTGGGAAGCGAAGCGGCAAGACTGTTGCTCGATCAATTGGCTTCCAAACAGCAAAGTGTACAAAAGGTAGTAATCGCATCTGAGATGGTACTGCGGGGTTCCTGCAGTAACACAAGGTTACATACATCCAAGGAGGCATAA
- a CDS encoding extracellular solute-binding protein, with amino-acid sequence MRLITKRMGRVLPLVLASSLALTACSSNQSATTQSEAKQEEKTIRILTNVVGGKTPEENKLFEKEIERLTGIKAELVKPPSDYDQKLLAAMSSGEKYDLVYLTKDKMDILVEQGVLMNLTEKIKKSPVLSDPKVIPSEEWDMIRYKDGSIYGVFNKFEGGTLPIVREDWMKKLNLEHPKTLDDFYQVLKAFKEKDPDGNGKNDTYGLSTAGLYDIQGFMSAAGAKYKYVIDKDGKRTIPYASEQAVPVYEWFAKLYKEGILDPNFATNDTKKMRELFLTDRVGMVTYWDAWVGMFNNIRQKDDPNTKFVAKGIPGAVGSDGKIMLRRGDPSLWAIPKNALHPETAMKFLEFWHSKEGNILSTLGIEGHDYIMKDGKYELTEEGKKHNMDHGVVIPNTTTWQNPFGMLPGVKEAQKIILDNKATIEVATKDWPAAEKIVQNYAFKAMTGQMPAKEAVQKMQEELKAAKLID; translated from the coding sequence ATGAGACTTATCACAAAAAGAATGGGACGGGTACTCCCGTTGGTTCTTGCATCTTCATTGGCTTTGACTGCCTGCAGCAGCAACCAGTCTGCAACAACCCAGTCCGAAGCAAAACAGGAAGAAAAGACCATTCGTATCCTTACAAACGTGGTAGGTGGAAAAACACCGGAAGAAAACAAGTTGTTTGAGAAAGAAATTGAACGATTAACAGGAATTAAGGCAGAACTGGTTAAGCCTCCTTCCGATTACGACCAGAAGCTATTGGCAGCGATGTCTTCTGGAGAGAAATACGATCTGGTTTACCTGACGAAAGACAAAATGGACATCCTGGTCGAACAGGGCGTACTAATGAACCTCACAGAGAAAATTAAGAAATCTCCCGTACTGTCGGATCCGAAAGTAATTCCGTCGGAAGAATGGGACATGATCCGTTATAAAGACGGAAGTATCTATGGGGTATTTAACAAGTTCGAAGGAGGTACCCTGCCGATTGTCCGTGAAGACTGGATGAAGAAACTGAATCTCGAGCATCCCAAGACGTTGGATGATTTCTACCAGGTGTTAAAAGCCTTCAAAGAGAAAGACCCGGATGGCAACGGAAAGAATGACACCTATGGGTTGTCGACTGCAGGTCTCTATGACATCCAGGGCTTTATGAGTGCAGCGGGCGCAAAATACAAGTATGTAATCGACAAAGACGGCAAGCGGACTATCCCGTACGCTTCTGAACAAGCGGTTCCTGTTTACGAGTGGTTCGCCAAATTGTATAAAGAAGGAATTCTAGATCCGAACTTTGCCACCAACGATACCAAGAAAATGCGTGAGTTGTTCCTGACGGACCGTGTGGGTATGGTTACGTATTGGGACGCTTGGGTCGGAATGTTTAACAATATCCGTCAGAAGGATGATCCCAACACCAAGTTTGTTGCCAAAGGGATTCCGGGTGCAGTAGGTTCAGACGGCAAAATTATGCTTCGTCGTGGCGACCCCAGCCTCTGGGCAATTCCGAAGAACGCTCTCCATCCGGAAACCGCTATGAAGTTCCTTGAATTCTGGCATTCCAAAGAGGGGAACATCCTGAGTACCTTGGGAATCGAAGGTCATGACTACATCATGAAAGACGGAAAGTATGAGTTAACCGAAGAAGGCAAGAAACATAACATGGACCATGGTGTAGTAATCCCAAACACCACCACCTGGCAGAATCCGTTTGGCATGCTGCCGGGAGTGAAGGAAGCCCAGAAGATCATTCTCGATAATAAGGCGACCATTGAAGTGGCTACCAAAGACTGGCCTGCAGCCGAGAAAATTGTTCAGAACTATGCTTTCAAGGCCATGACAGGACAAATGCCTGCGAAAGAGGCAGTACAGAAAATGCAGGAAGAACTGAAAGCCGCCAAGCTGATTGATTAA
- a CDS encoding ABC transporter permease subunit, producing MRKLKAVKKYGSLYIMMLPVFIYFLLFSYYPLIRGFVISMQDFRVIGDRPFVGFDNYATVLQDPMFWQAMKNTLFIGGGILAAGFFLPVLVALSLNELVRVSFKKFTQTVIYMPHLFSWVVVGGIWIYILSPDGGLVNELMKWFGKQPVHFLTQEDYARPTMILTAIWKDMGYNCILYLAAIVAINPSLYEAARIDGA from the coding sequence TTGAGGAAGTTAAAAGCAGTGAAAAAATACGGGTCTCTCTATATCATGATGCTTCCCGTATTTATATACTTTCTTCTTTTTTCCTACTATCCGCTGATTCGAGGATTCGTTATCAGCATGCAGGATTTCCGTGTGATTGGAGACCGTCCTTTTGTGGGATTCGATAATTATGCGACCGTGCTTCAGGATCCGATGTTCTGGCAGGCCATGAAAAATACCCTGTTCATCGGAGGCGGAATACTGGCTGCCGGTTTCTTCCTGCCTGTTCTGGTTGCATTATCACTGAACGAATTAGTGCGAGTTTCCTTCAAGAAGTTCACGCAGACGGTCATTTACATGCCTCACTTGTTCTCATGGGTAGTGGTCGGAGGAATCTGGATTTACATCCTTTCTCCGGATGGCGGGTTGGTTAACGAGTTGATGAAGTGGTTCGGAAAGCAACCGGTCCATTTTTTGACACAGGAAGATTATGCACGACCGACCATGATTCTAACCGCGATCTGGAAGGATATGGGGTACAACTGCATTCTCTACCTGGCCGCAATTGTGGCGATCAATCCCTCTTTGTATGAAGCGGCACGGATTGACGGTGCAG
- a CDS encoding carbohydrate ABC transporter permease, which yields MSRRWENESPQGRWFARFNAVFLWILIATMIIPLLNTLTVSLSSNIASMQPGIKLWPKEINFEGYKTVWNGIELWQPFVNNVIVTVIGTLFHVFLAALAGYVLLQRELPGKKWMTTFIILTMIIPAEAIMIPLYVVNQELGLLNTLTSLVVSGLVSGFSILLMRNFFLSVPYELAEAARIDGASEFRIFTDLYLRLAKPGVATVTLFEFVHRWNQFTSALLYINDDSKYTLQLALRSLIIASDSTSSSDFITANVRMAGIMIALIPLIIIYPFVQKYFVKGIMLGSTKE from the coding sequence ATGAGCAGAAGATGGGAAAACGAATCTCCACAGGGACGTTGGTTTGCACGGTTTAACGCAGTTTTTCTTTGGATTCTGATTGCTACGATGATTATTCCGCTGCTGAATACCTTGACCGTTTCGCTTTCCTCAAACATTGCTTCCATGCAGCCGGGAATCAAGCTCTGGCCGAAGGAGATCAACTTCGAAGGATATAAGACTGTCTGGAATGGAATCGAGCTGTGGCAGCCTTTTGTAAACAATGTGATCGTCACCGTGATCGGAACACTGTTCCATGTTTTTCTGGCTGCACTCGCGGGATATGTGCTTCTGCAACGGGAACTGCCGGGCAAGAAATGGATGACCACCTTCATCATCCTAACGATGATTATACCGGCGGAAGCCATTATGATCCCGTTGTATGTGGTCAATCAGGAATTGGGACTGCTTAACACTCTTACCTCTTTGGTAGTTTCGGGTCTGGTGTCAGGATTCAGTATTTTGTTGATGCGAAACTTTTTCTTGTCGGTTCCCTATGAGTTGGCGGAAGCGGCGCGCATTGACGGAGCCAGTGAGTTTCGGATATTTACCGACCTTTATTTGCGACTTGCGAAACCCGGGGTTGCAACTGTAACGCTATTTGAATTCGTGCACCGGTGGAACCAATTTACTTCGGCCCTTTTGTACATCAACGACGACAGTAAGTATACTCTGCAGTTGGCTCTTCGGTCTTTGATCATAGCGTCCGATTCTACTTCGAGCAGCGACTTCATTACTGCCAACGTACGAATGGCAGGCATCATGATTGCGCTGATCCCGCTTATCATCATCTATCCGTTTGTTCAAAAGTACTTTGTCAAAGGGATCATGCTCGGTTCGACCAAAGAGTAG
- a CDS encoding glycerophosphodiester phosphodiesterase, giving the protein MTYHLDFTRGPLIGAHRGASAEAPENTMAAFIRAVEVKADMIELDVQMSKDGELVVFHDHDVKRTTNGSGYVKDLTVKELLNLDAGRWFSDQFAGEKIPLLEEVLVWAKDRIPLSIEIKPIPSWNQPIEERLVELLVRKDMVKQVQVMSFDHQAVYKVKCMNSEVMTSIISASRMWNPIGYAKRVGATILNQPWYFLTPEFIEQAHDEGLLISGSLIDDPDIWKEVHAWGIDLVDTNYPERLLAVTKKRVDLDHFQGEEQQ; this is encoded by the coding sequence ATGACATATCATCTCGATTTTACTCGAGGCCCCCTTATTGGGGCACATCGAGGGGCTTCCGCAGAGGCTCCGGAGAACACGATGGCCGCTTTTATAAGGGCGGTTGAAGTAAAAGCTGACATGATTGAACTTGACGTTCAGATGTCCAAGGATGGAGAACTGGTCGTATTCCATGATCATGATGTGAAACGCACTACAAATGGTTCCGGGTATGTAAAAGATCTGACCGTGAAGGAACTTTTGAATCTCGATGCAGGACGATGGTTTTCTGATCAGTTTGCAGGCGAGAAAATACCCCTGCTGGAAGAGGTCCTGGTGTGGGCAAAAGACCGAATTCCCTTGAGTATCGAAATAAAGCCCATTCCCAGTTGGAACCAACCTATTGAAGAAAGACTGGTGGAGTTGTTGGTTCGTAAGGATATGGTGAAACAGGTTCAGGTGATGTCCTTTGACCATCAGGCCGTATATAAGGTGAAATGTATGAACTCCGAAGTTATGACCAGCATCATATCCGCTTCCCGTATGTGGAATCCAATCGGATATGCAAAACGAGTGGGAGCGACGATTCTTAACCAACCGTGGTACTTTCTCACCCCGGAGTTTATCGAGCAGGCCCATGATGAAGGTTTATTGATCAGTGGAAGCCTGATAGACGATCCTGATATATGGAAAGAGGTCCATGCCTGGGGAATTGATTTAGTGGATACCAACTATCCGGAGCGATTGTTGGCAGTCACTAAGAAGCGGGTTGATTTGGATCATTTTCAAGGGGAGGAGCAGCAGTGA
- a CDS encoding CehA/McbA family metallohydrolase yields MILTRTIHSGEQGSYIEVPFQLPEDTKELYVSYQVKSSGTDPCIVDLGVKDPMRVRGWSGGARTEFTIGMEKATPGYLSGHLVPGQWAVLLGAYKIPKGGCEVTLTLEFKGKQRSWLKGDLHVHSEHSDGTYSLWEKARRIEAIGLDFVALTDHNTVSQNFSYPKDSPVIFIPGMELTTNSGHCNLYGVEDPLQDFRVTSMEELHERIREAREKGAKISLNHPYCPNCGWKWDFSVDHDWVEVWNGPWRPSNQQTLNWWQEQLVSGRRLVAVGGSDTHGPHHSIKYGMPTNWVFSESRTSEGILDAIDRGHVFLSFSPEGPIIDLHCGSYMIGDMVESPTSDVRMTVTHLLQGDIVKIISNRGVEDEIVVDEDTGVCEKTWTAEDRYFYRVEVWRYLQEIENWLVAALSNPIYFRS; encoded by the coding sequence GTGATCCTTACTAGAACCATACATTCTGGAGAACAGGGAAGCTACATCGAAGTCCCCTTTCAACTGCCGGAAGATACAAAAGAACTCTATGTTAGTTATCAGGTGAAAAGCAGCGGAACGGATCCCTGCATCGTCGATTTGGGAGTAAAAGACCCCATGCGGGTACGCGGCTGGAGCGGGGGGGCTAGAACCGAATTCACCATCGGTATGGAGAAGGCAACCCCCGGCTATCTCTCTGGCCATCTCGTTCCCGGTCAGTGGGCGGTATTGTTGGGAGCGTACAAAATCCCCAAGGGAGGCTGCGAAGTCACTTTAACTCTTGAGTTCAAGGGGAAACAACGCAGTTGGTTAAAAGGGGATCTGCACGTTCACAGTGAACACAGTGACGGTACCTATTCTCTTTGGGAAAAAGCCCGGAGGATTGAAGCAATCGGACTCGATTTTGTTGCACTGACCGACCACAACACAGTCAGCCAGAATTTTTCCTATCCTAAAGACTCACCTGTTATCTTTATCCCGGGGATGGAACTGACAACCAATTCGGGACATTGCAATCTTTATGGAGTGGAGGATCCTTTGCAGGATTTCCGCGTGACATCCATGGAGGAACTGCACGAGAGAATCCGGGAGGCACGCGAGAAGGGCGCAAAAATCTCGTTGAATCATCCGTATTGTCCGAACTGCGGTTGGAAATGGGATTTCTCCGTCGATCACGACTGGGTAGAGGTATGGAACGGGCCCTGGAGGCCGTCAAACCAACAAACTCTCAATTGGTGGCAGGAACAGCTCGTTTCCGGAAGAAGACTGGTCGCTGTAGGCGGCAGCGACACACATGGCCCTCATCATTCTATCAAATACGGAATGCCAACGAATTGGGTATTTAGTGAATCCCGCACGTCAGAGGGGATCTTAGATGCAATCGATCGAGGACATGTATTTTTAAGCTTCTCACCTGAGGGGCCGATCATCGATTTGCACTGTGGATCTTATATGATAGGCGACATGGTTGAATCCCCGACTTCCGATGTTCGAATGACTGTCACTCATCTCTTACAAGGCGATATCGTGAAGATCATTTCAAATCGTGGAGTGGAAGATGAAATCGTGGTCGATGAAGACACTGGAGTCTGTGAAAAAACATGGACAGCAGAGGACAGATATTTTTATCGAGTAGAAGTTTGGAGGTACCTTCAGGAAATCGAAAATTGGCTGGTGGCGGCGCTTAGCAATCCCATTTATTTTCGTTCCTAG